A stretch of the Dechloromonas sp. TW-R-39-2 genome encodes the following:
- a CDS encoding acetylornithine transaminase, which produces MQYGAYSTDSLMSITHRPDLVFERGEGSWLYDHQGKAYLDFIQGWAVNTLGHCPPEIAAALAEQAGKLINPSPAFYNGPMVELAGLLTANSAFDRVFFANTGAEANEGAIKLARKWGRLNKGGAHEIITFDHSFHGRTLATMSASGKAGWDTLYAPQVPGFPKAVYNDLASVEALIGPHTVAVMLEPVQGEGGVIPAEIEFLRALRQLTTQRGILLIVDEVQTGMGRTGKLFAYQHAGIEPDIMTLGKGIGGGVPLAALLAREVICCFEPGDQGGTYNGNPLMTAVGVAVMQRLLAPGFLAGIEARGQYLSERLLELSVKHGLKGERGVGLLRALVLADERGPEIVRQALTCSPKGLLLNSPRPNLLRFMPALNVSEAEIDLMISMLDGFLAQ; this is translated from the coding sequence ATGCAGTACGGCGCGTATTCAACGGATTCCCTGATGAGCATCACCCACCGTCCCGACCTGGTTTTCGAGCGCGGTGAAGGTTCCTGGCTCTACGACCATCAGGGCAAGGCCTACCTGGATTTCATCCAGGGCTGGGCAGTGAATACCCTGGGCCACTGCCCGCCGGAAATTGCTGCTGCTCTGGCTGAACAGGCCGGGAAACTGATCAATCCGAGTCCGGCTTTCTACAACGGCCCGATGGTCGAACTGGCCGGGCTGTTGACCGCCAACTCGGCCTTCGACCGCGTTTTCTTTGCCAATACCGGGGCCGAGGCCAACGAAGGTGCGATCAAGCTGGCCCGCAAATGGGGCCGCCTCAACAAAGGCGGTGCCCACGAAATCATCACCTTCGACCATTCTTTTCACGGGCGTACGCTGGCAACCATGTCGGCCTCCGGGAAGGCTGGCTGGGACACGCTCTACGCGCCGCAGGTGCCGGGTTTCCCGAAGGCGGTCTACAACGATCTGGCCTCGGTCGAAGCGCTGATCGGGCCGCACACGGTGGCCGTCATGCTGGAGCCGGTCCAGGGCGAGGGCGGGGTCATTCCGGCTGAAATCGAATTTCTCCGCGCCTTGCGCCAACTGACGACGCAGCGTGGCATCCTGCTGATCGTCGATGAAGTACAAACCGGCATGGGGCGTACCGGCAAGCTGTTTGCCTACCAGCACGCCGGGATCGAGCCGGACATCATGACGCTGGGCAAGGGCATCGGTGGCGGCGTGCCGCTGGCGGCCTTGCTTGCCCGTGAGGTGATCTGCTGTTTCGAGCCGGGCGACCAGGGCGGAACTTATAACGGAAATCCGCTGATGACCGCCGTGGGCGTTGCCGTCATGCAACGTTTGTTGGCACCCGGCTTTCTCGCCGGGATCGAGGCGCGCGGGCAGTATCTGTCCGAGCGCCTGCTTGAGTTGTCGGTCAAGCATGGCCTGAAGGGCGAACGCGGTGTCGGTCTGCTGCGCGCGCTGGTGCTGGCTGACGAGCGCGGCCCGGAGATCGTTCGCCAGGCGCTGACATGCAGTCCGAAGGGCTTGCTGCTCAATTCGCCACGTCCGAATCTGCTGCGTTTCATGCCGGCACTGAATGTCAGCGAGGCTGAAATCGATTTGATGATCAGCATGCTGGACGGCTTTCTGGCGCAATGA
- the rng gene encoding ribonuclease G has product MSEEILINFTPQETRVAVMQQGVVQELHIERTASRGLVGNVYLGRVCRILPGMQSAFIDVGLDRTAFLHVADIWQPRETTTERPIEKILHDGQSIVVQVVKDPIGTKGARLSTQISIAGRMLVYLPQEKHIGISQRIEAEAEREALRERITRLVPADEPGGFIVRTMAENACDAEFATDIAYLRKTWADIRDKARTSAPPSVLYQELSLGQRVLRDFVNPETSRMVIDSRENFQKLTAFAEEYTPAVLPLLDHYTGQRPLFDLHGVEEEIQKALARRVDLKSGGYLIIDQTEAMTTIDVNTGGFVGVRNFDDTIFKTNLEAAVTIARQLRLRNLGGIIIVDFIDMENEEHKRAVLDEFNKALAHDHTRLTVNGFTALGLVEMTRKRTRESLAHVLCQPCPTCGGRGEVKTARTVAYEILRELLREARQFNAREYRILAGPAVVDLFLDEESQSLAMLSDFIEKPVSLQSEPSYSPEQYDIVLM; this is encoded by the coding sequence ATGTCCGAAGAAATACTGATCAATTTCACCCCGCAGGAGACACGCGTTGCCGTTATGCAACAGGGTGTCGTCCAGGAACTGCATATCGAACGCACCGCCAGTCGCGGTCTGGTCGGCAATGTCTATCTCGGCCGGGTTTGTCGCATTTTGCCCGGCATGCAGTCGGCATTCATCGATGTCGGTCTGGATCGCACGGCATTTCTCCATGTGGCCGATATCTGGCAACCGCGTGAGACGACAACCGAGCGGCCGATCGAGAAAATCCTGCACGATGGACAGAGCATCGTTGTCCAGGTCGTCAAGGATCCGATCGGGACCAAGGGCGCGCGGTTATCGACGCAGATTTCGATTGCCGGCCGGATGCTGGTTTACCTGCCGCAGGAAAAGCACATCGGGATTTCCCAGCGCATCGAAGCCGAAGCCGAGCGCGAAGCCTTGCGCGAACGCATTACGCGCCTGGTGCCGGCTGACGAGCCGGGTGGTTTCATCGTCCGGACCATGGCTGAAAATGCCTGCGATGCCGAGTTCGCCACCGACATCGCCTACCTGCGCAAGACCTGGGCCGATATTCGCGACAAGGCCAGAACTTCGGCGCCACCCAGCGTGCTGTATCAGGAGCTGTCGCTCGGCCAGCGGGTGTTGCGCGATTTCGTCAATCCGGAAACCAGCCGCATGGTTATCGACTCGCGGGAGAACTTCCAGAAACTGACGGCCTTTGCCGAGGAATACACGCCGGCGGTGCTGCCTTTGCTCGATCACTACACCGGCCAGCGGCCGCTGTTCGACCTGCACGGGGTGGAAGAGGAAATCCAGAAGGCGCTGGCTCGGCGCGTCGATCTGAAATCCGGCGGCTACCTGATCATCGACCAGACCGAAGCGATGACGACCATCGACGTCAATACTGGTGGCTTTGTCGGCGTGCGCAATTTCGACGACACCATTTTCAAGACCAATCTCGAAGCCGCCGTGACCATCGCCCGCCAGCTGCGCCTGCGCAACCTGGGTGGCATCATCATTGTCGATTTCATCGACATGGAAAACGAAGAACACAAACGTGCCGTGCTCGATGAGTTCAACAAGGCGCTGGCGCACGATCACACGCGTCTCACGGTCAACGGCTTCACGGCCCTTGGTTTGGTCGAAATGACCCGCAAGCGGACGCGCGAATCGCTGGCGCACGTGCTCTGCCAGCCTTGCCCAACCTGTGGCGGACGCGGTGAAGTCAAGACGGCGCGTACCGTGGCCTATGAAATCCTGCGCGAACTGCTGCGCGAAGCGCGTCAGTTCAATGCCCGCGAATACCGCATCCTGGCCGGCCCTGCCGTGGTCGACCTGTTCCTGGATGAAGAATCGCAATCCCTTGCCATGCTGTCCGACTTCATCGAAAAGCCGGTTTCCCTGCAGTCGGAGCCGAGCTACTCACCCGAGCAGTACGACATTGTTTTGATGTAG
- the yegQ gene encoding tRNA 5-hydroxyuridine modification protein YegQ, whose protein sequence is MHKAPELLAPAGSLEMMRTAFDFGADAIYAGQPRYSLRVRNNSFGTIDALKEGIDEAHARGKQFFVVSNIFPHNAKLTTYLADMAPVIALKPDALIMSDPGLIDMVREAWPDQAIHLSVQSNTVNWAAVRFWKKLGLTRIILSRELSLEEVAEIRQQCPDIELEVFVHGALCIAYSGRCLLSGYFNHRDPNQGTCTNSCRWDYKVSTSDGKPAQLLKQEQEILLEERQRPGELMPIEEDEHGTYIMNSKDLRAIEHVQRLVEIGVDSLKIEGRTKSPYYVARTAQTYRQAIDDAVAGRPLDPNLLRELDGLANRGYTDGFLQRHHDADYQNYLRGHSESDRSLYVGDAVQFDKARGLMEIEVKNKFTVGDRLECVHPSGNTSWTLARMENKAGEPVTVASGSGHRVWVELPEAQTGAFIARFV, encoded by the coding sequence ATGCACAAGGCGCCCGAACTTCTCGCCCCAGCCGGCTCGCTCGAAATGATGCGTACCGCCTTCGATTTTGGCGCCGATGCGATCTATGCCGGCCAGCCCCGCTACAGCCTGCGCGTGCGCAACAACAGCTTCGGGACGATCGACGCGCTGAAGGAAGGGATCGATGAAGCCCACGCCCGCGGCAAGCAATTTTTTGTCGTCAGCAACATCTTCCCGCACAACGCCAAGCTGACCACCTACCTGGCCGACATGGCGCCGGTCATCGCGCTCAAGCCGGATGCGCTGATCATGTCCGACCCCGGCCTCATCGACATGGTGCGCGAAGCCTGGCCGGATCAGGCAATCCACCTTTCCGTGCAATCGAATACCGTGAACTGGGCCGCCGTGCGTTTCTGGAAGAAACTGGGGCTGACCCGCATCATCCTGTCACGCGAACTGTCGCTCGAAGAAGTCGCCGAAATCCGTCAGCAATGCCCGGATATCGAACTTGAAGTCTTCGTCCATGGTGCGCTGTGCATCGCCTACTCAGGCCGCTGCCTGCTCTCCGGCTACTTCAACCACCGCGACCCGAATCAGGGCACGTGCACCAATTCCTGCCGCTGGGATTACAAAGTCAGCACCTCCGACGGTAAACCAGCCCAACTGCTCAAGCAGGAACAGGAAATCCTGCTCGAAGAACGCCAGCGCCCCGGCGAGCTGATGCCGATCGAGGAAGACGAGCACGGCACCTACATCATGAACTCCAAGGACCTGCGCGCCATCGAGCACGTCCAGCGCCTGGTCGAAATCGGCGTCGATTCGCTGAAGATCGAAGGCCGCACCAAGAGCCCCTACTACGTCGCACGTACTGCCCAGACGTACCGCCAGGCCATCGACGACGCCGTCGCCGGACGCCCGCTCGACCCGAATCTGCTGCGCGAACTCGACGGGTTGGCCAATCGCGGTTACACCGATGGTTTCCTGCAGCGCCACCACGACGCCGACTATCAAAACTATCTGCGCGGCCATTCGGAATCGGACCGCAGCCTCTATGTCGGCGACGCCGTGCAATTCGACAAGGCTCGCGGCCTGATGGAAATCGAGGTGAAAAACAAGTTCACCGTAGGAGACCGCCTCGAATGCGTACATCCGAGCGGCAACACAAGCTGGACACTGGCGCGCATGGAAAACAAGGCCGGCGAACCAGTGACGGTAGCCTCAGGCAGCGGCCACCGGGTTTGGGTCGAGTTGCCGGAAGCGCAGACCGGCGCCTTCATCGCACGTTTCGTTTAA
- a CDS encoding acetoacetate--CoA ligase: protein MTYQIDSQPLWQPTPAQVAATRMAALMRETGQATYAELWQWSVDQPEAFWSKVWDFCGAVGEKGDQILVDRDKMPGARWFPQARLNFAENLLQKRDDSDALVFWGEDKVKRRLSRAGLYAEVARFQQFLISAGVGEGDRVAGFLPNLPETLVAMLAATSLGAIWSSASPDFGVQGVLDRFGQIEPKVLICVDGYWYNGKPVDCLEKNAEVVARMPSLLKTVVVPYLAERPAIDGLANALCWNDLPAVDAEKTVIFNRVAFNHPLFIMFSSGTTGVPKCIVHCHGGVLLQHLKEHQLHSDVRPGDRLFYFTTCGWMMWNWLVSGLACGATLLLYDGSPFAARGKVLFDYAEAEQMTHFGTSAKFIDAAAKLGLTPGKTHNLSALRAMFSTGSPLSPEGFDWVYREIKADILLASISGGTDIVSCFVLGNPVLPVYRGEIQCRGLGMAVDVFDDAGRPVRSEKGELVCVRPFPVMPVGFWNDTDGSKYRAAYFERFDNIWCHGDFSEITAHDGVIIYGRSDATLNPGGVRIGTAEIYRQVEQLPEILESLVIGQDWPPGKNDDVRVVLFVKLQEGLELDAGLVERVKQQIKANTTPRHVPAKVVQVADIPRTKSGKIVELAVRNVVHEQPVKNVEALANPEALEFFRGRAELAD from the coding sequence ATGACTTACCAGATCGACAGCCAACCCTTGTGGCAACCCACGCCGGCGCAGGTCGCGGCAACGCGCATGGCCGCGCTGATGCGCGAAACCGGTCAGGCGACCTATGCTGAATTGTGGCAATGGTCGGTCGATCAACCCGAGGCTTTCTGGTCGAAAGTCTGGGATTTTTGCGGTGCGGTCGGTGAAAAAGGCGATCAAATCCTGGTCGACCGCGACAAGATGCCGGGCGCCCGCTGGTTCCCGCAGGCTCGCCTGAACTTTGCCGAAAACCTGCTGCAGAAGCGCGATGACAGCGATGCGCTGGTTTTCTGGGGGGAGGACAAGGTCAAGCGCCGTCTGTCGCGCGCCGGGCTCTATGCCGAGGTGGCGCGCTTCCAGCAGTTCCTGATTTCCGCCGGGGTCGGCGAGGGCGACCGGGTGGCCGGTTTTCTGCCCAATCTGCCGGAAACACTGGTCGCCATGCTGGCCGCGACTTCGCTCGGCGCAATCTGGTCGTCGGCGTCGCCCGATTTCGGTGTCCAGGGCGTGCTCGACCGCTTCGGCCAGATCGAACCCAAGGTGCTGATCTGCGTCGATGGTTACTGGTACAACGGCAAGCCGGTCGATTGCCTGGAAAAGAATGCCGAGGTCGTTGCGCGCATGCCGTCGCTGCTCAAGACCGTCGTCGTGCCGTATCTGGCCGAGCGGCCGGCGATTGACGGTCTGGCCAATGCCTTGTGCTGGAATGACCTGCCTGCGGTCGACGCCGAAAAAACGGTGATTTTCAATCGCGTCGCGTTCAACCATCCGCTGTTCATCATGTTCTCCAGCGGCACGACCGGCGTGCCGAAGTGCATCGTTCATTGCCACGGCGGCGTGCTTCTGCAGCATCTCAAGGAGCATCAGTTGCACAGCGATGTGCGGCCGGGCGATCGCCTGTTCTACTTCACTACTTGTGGCTGGATGATGTGGAACTGGCTGGTTTCCGGGCTGGCCTGCGGTGCGACCTTGCTGCTGTACGATGGCAGCCCGTTCGCGGCTCGGGGCAAGGTGCTGTTCGACTATGCCGAAGCCGAGCAAATGACGCATTTTGGTACCTCCGCCAAGTTTATCGATGCCGCTGCCAAGCTCGGCCTGACGCCGGGCAAGACGCACAATCTGTCTGCCTTGCGCGCCATGTTCTCAACCGGTAGCCCGCTCAGTCCGGAAGGCTTCGACTGGGTCTATCGCGAAATCAAGGCCGACATCCTGCTCGCCTCGATTTCCGGCGGTACCGATATCGTCTCCTGCTTCGTACTCGGCAACCCGGTGCTGCCGGTGTATCGCGGTGAAATCCAGTGTCGTGGCCTGGGTATGGCGGTCGATGTGTTCGACGATGCCGGGCGTCCGGTCCGTTCGGAAAAGGGCGAACTGGTCTGCGTCAGGCCGTTCCCGGTGATGCCGGTCGGTTTCTGGAACGATACGGATGGCAGCAAGTACCGCGCAGCGTATTTCGAGCGTTTCGACAATATCTGGTGCCACGGCGACTTTTCCGAAATTACGGCGCACGACGGCGTGATCATCTACGGCCGTTCGGATGCGACGCTGAATCCGGGGGGCGTACGGATCGGTACGGCAGAAATTTACCGCCAGGTCGAGCAGCTGCCGGAAATTCTCGAATCGCTGGTCATCGGCCAGGACTGGCCGCCGGGCAAGAATGACGACGTGCGCGTCGTGCTCTTCGTCAAGCTGCAGGAGGGGCTGGAACTTGATGCCGGGCTGGTCGAGCGGGTCAAGCAGCAGATCAAGGCCAACACCACGCCGCGTCACGTGCCGGCCAAGGTGGTTCAGGTGGCGGATATTCCGCGGACCAAGTCAGGCAAGATCGTCGAACTGGCCGTGCGCAATGTGGTGCATGAGCAGCCGGTCAAGAATGTCGAAGCACTGGCCAATCCGGAGGCGCTTGAGTTCTTCCGCGGTCGGGCCGAACTGGCCGACTGA
- a CDS encoding DUF932 domain-containing protein, translated as MAHLVQQMAYVGAEPWHGLGNRLPAKQPIEVWAKSAGMDWTIQESPVRFMADSIGSLGTIHSFEDQKVLYRSDTKEALSVVSQRYQVVQPKEVLEFYRDLTTASGYELETAGVLKGGKKFWALAKTGQSTALKGNDQVEGYLLLATSCDGTLATTATPTTVRVVCNNTLTIAVNGASQAIKVPHSTRFDPQAVKQQLGIAVSQWDGFMYRMKTLAERKVKSHEAMNYFLRVMCDVQPGAIDPAGLANERALKRVQALYDGQGKGAELEAAKGTAWGLLNAVTEYVDHERRARSTEYRMDSAWFGQGAVLKQRALDTALQLVA; from the coding sequence ATGGCACACCTCGTTCAACAAATGGCCTATGTCGGCGCCGAACCCTGGCATGGCCTCGGCAATCGTCTTCCAGCCAAACAACCCATCGAAGTCTGGGCCAAATCTGCAGGCATGGACTGGACCATCCAGGAATCCCCGGTCCGCTTTATGGCTGACAGCATCGGCAGTCTCGGCACCATCCACTCCTTCGAAGATCAGAAGGTGCTCTATCGCTCGGACACCAAGGAAGCCCTGTCCGTCGTTTCGCAGCGTTATCAGGTCGTTCAACCCAAGGAGGTGTTGGAGTTCTATCGTGATCTCACGACCGCTTCCGGCTACGAGCTGGAGACGGCTGGTGTATTGAAAGGTGGTAAGAAGTTCTGGGCGCTGGCCAAGACCGGTCAATCGACTGCCTTGAAGGGTAACGACCAAGTAGAGGGCTACCTATTGTTAGCTACGTCATGTGACGGCACCCTCGCCACCACGGCAACTCCGACGACTGTCCGTGTTGTCTGCAACAACACCCTGACCATCGCCGTGAATGGTGCCAGCCAGGCGATCAAGGTACCGCACAGCACCCGCTTCGATCCGCAAGCCGTCAAGCAGCAACTCGGTATCGCTGTCTCGCAATGGGATGGGTTCATGTACCGAATGAAGACACTGGCCGAGCGCAAGGTGAAATCGCACGAGGCCATGAACTACTTCCTGCGCGTGATGTGCGATGTCCAGCCTGGCGCGATCGATCCGGCAGGTCTCGCCAACGAACGTGCCCTGAAGCGGGTGCAAGCCCTCTACGACGGCCAAGGTAAGGGGGCTGAGTTGGAAGCAGCCAAGGGCACTGCTTGGGGGCTGCTCAATGCCGTCACCGAGTACGTCGATCATGAACGGCGTGCCCGCAGCACCGAGTACCGCATGGACTCCGCCTGGTTCGGCCAGGGGG
- a CDS encoding PaaI family thioesterase — protein MSEHPERAIVRRAIDEQLTALPVMTNPLAILLNMRILAARDAWVRIGYTPPECLTQGNQVVQGGIISAMLDFGMIFAAFSKVPADATLATVSQTTNYFRAASMGELTVEAELEKVGRRLINARASLFGPDNVLLASASAPIAVIPLPRA, from the coding sequence ATGAGCGAGCATCCGGAACGGGCGATTGTCCGTCGTGCCATCGATGAGCAATTAACTGCGCTGCCTGTCATGACCAATCCGCTGGCCATTTTGCTGAACATGCGGATACTGGCGGCGCGGGATGCCTGGGTCCGGATCGGCTATACGCCGCCGGAATGCCTGACGCAAGGGAATCAGGTGGTGCAGGGCGGGATCATTTCAGCCATGCTCGATTTCGGGATGATTTTCGCCGCCTTTTCGAAAGTGCCGGCTGATGCAACGCTGGCGACCGTTTCGCAGACCACCAACTATTTCCGGGCAGCCAGCATGGGCGAACTGACCGTCGAAGCGGAGCTGGAAAAGGTCGGGCGCCGGCTGATCAACGCTCGTGCTTCCTTGTTCGGCCCCGATAACGTCTTGTTGGCCAGCGCCTCTGCACCTATTGCCGTAATCCCGCTGCCCCGGGCCTGA
- a CDS encoding DUF6387 family protein → MAKIQSNLLTDIQLRKWVRAGLPVAKSDGAGLTFTLSAAGAATWVLRYQHGGRRQEVTLGRYPDVSLAAARLNATKKRLALIDGVNPADEVRKTKAHKDWTVRELIKDYRELVLTNLADSTQRSYGRNLKRIENGMGAMSVQSVGPADVVAQIERVKTGWVELFTLWCVLLGIFKHATGKKLIFASPCAGIQLEAIIGKRPEIKKRLMLSAEELAVLMNAHMKPDNLLSVKILLATGVRISELFTALRENVFITEARWHIPQSKTGPAMDIPLVPCVIEWFKELFELAGNSVYVLPARLRTWVQRMEDTEKHGDLVLDGDLEFDEEICRNVHEYLSSPAWKIHRDSLGQVKRFFIGVDLNASDDYLVKQFRSWIAKTRAEADIEPKQWLFSDKRFEKWHKDRLLPYLDLTFWATINHKKIKPADMEEILFQGKFDGFPGENVTKKIAKEAVKLISDATLYALNVELRTYECVMSGKS, encoded by the coding sequence GTGGCCAAGATCCAATCCAACTTACTGACTGATATCCAGCTACGGAAATGGGTGCGTGCGGGTTTGCCAGTGGCGAAGTCGGATGGCGCGGGTCTCACGTTTACGCTGTCCGCAGCAGGTGCGGCAACATGGGTTTTACGCTACCAACACGGAGGTCGTCGGCAAGAGGTGACTCTTGGTCGCTATCCGGATGTGTCGTTGGCTGCTGCCCGCTTGAATGCAACCAAAAAGCGTCTGGCCCTTATTGATGGGGTGAATCCAGCGGATGAGGTACGCAAAACCAAAGCTCACAAAGATTGGACGGTTCGTGAACTGATTAAAGACTATCGGGAACTAGTGCTTACGAATCTTGCTGATAGCACTCAACGTAGCTACGGTAGAAATCTAAAACGGATCGAAAATGGCATGGGTGCCATGTCCGTTCAATCGGTAGGCCCTGCTGATGTTGTCGCTCAGATTGAACGCGTCAAAACAGGTTGGGTGGAGCTTTTTACTCTTTGGTGTGTCCTTCTCGGCATTTTCAAGCATGCGACAGGTAAGAAGCTTATCTTTGCCAGTCCATGTGCAGGTATCCAGCTTGAGGCCATCATCGGCAAACGGCCGGAGATTAAGAAGCGGCTAATGCTGAGTGCGGAGGAGTTGGCAGTGCTGATGAATGCACACATGAAACCGGACAACCTCCTGTCTGTGAAAATTTTGCTGGCAACTGGAGTTCGAATTTCCGAGCTGTTTACAGCCTTGAGAGAGAACGTATTTATTACAGAAGCTCGCTGGCACATACCGCAGAGCAAGACAGGGCCAGCTATGGATATTCCCTTGGTGCCGTGTGTTATCGAATGGTTTAAGGAGTTGTTTGAGCTAGCCGGGAACTCCGTGTATGTATTGCCGGCTCGCCTACGGACTTGGGTTCAGCGCATGGAAGATACCGAAAAGCATGGCGACCTTGTTCTGGACGGTGATCTGGAATTTGACGAAGAAATTTGTCGTAATGTCCACGAGTATCTTTCAAGTCCAGCTTGGAAAATTCATCGCGATTCACTTGGCCAGGTTAAGAGGTTCTTCATTGGCGTCGATTTAAATGCATCAGATGACTATCTAGTGAAGCAATTCCGTTCTTGGATAGCTAAAACCCGTGCGGAGGCTGATATTGAACCTAAACAGTGGTTGTTTAGCGATAAAAGGTTCGAGAAATGGCACAAAGATCGTCTGCTGCCCTATTTGGATTTGACTTTCTGGGCGACCATCAACCATAAAAAAATTAAGCCTGCAGATATGGAAGAAATTCTCTTCCAAGGTAAGTTTGATGGTTTTCCTGGTGAAAATGTAACCAAAAAGATAGCTAAAGAAGCCGTAAAGCTAATCAGTGATGCAACTCTCTATGCATTAAATGTTGAATTGCGCACATATGAGTGTGTAATGTCTGGAAAGTCGTAG
- a CDS encoding acyltransferase, translated as MSTTSNRMPLIDALKAVAALLVLLNHFSSYGPLAAAVREAFPATVGWFYEYGRMAVQVFLVVAGFLAARALSPEGQALRISPLPLIWKRYLRLVVPYLAAIGLAIAAAAIADQWMDDEAVPARATFNQWLAHAFLLQGLLGFDALSAGVWYIAIDFQLFALIAILLWSGRTRLLAPALVLGLATVSLFWLNRDASWDNWAIYFFGSYGLGAAAWWASDRRQMSAWLGVIATIAIAALVVDFRMRIALALVVALTLGFSRRTGLLESWPTIRPIAFLGQISYSLFLVHFPVLLLANGLYNKLEFSSTGAAISGLVLALTASIISATLFYRWIESPAASKRITAALSWIFSKALEMARKVPGLTALITLLARRA; from the coding sequence ATGAGTACGACCTCCAACCGTATGCCGCTAATCGATGCCCTCAAGGCAGTTGCGGCCCTGCTTGTCCTGCTGAACCATTTCTCGTCCTACGGCCCGCTGGCCGCCGCCGTACGCGAGGCTTTCCCGGCAACCGTCGGCTGGTTCTACGAATATGGCCGGATGGCAGTTCAGGTCTTTCTCGTCGTCGCCGGCTTCCTGGCCGCACGCGCCCTTTCCCCGGAAGGGCAGGCACTCCGCATCTCGCCATTGCCGCTGATCTGGAAGCGCTACCTGCGCCTGGTCGTGCCGTACCTCGCCGCCATCGGCCTGGCCATCGCCGCTGCCGCCATCGCCGACCAGTGGATGGACGACGAGGCCGTTCCGGCCCGCGCCACGTTCAACCAATGGCTGGCACACGCTTTCCTGCTTCAGGGCCTGCTCGGTTTTGATGCCCTGTCAGCCGGGGTCTGGTACATCGCCATCGATTTCCAGCTCTTTGCACTGATTGCCATCCTGCTGTGGTCCGGGCGCACCCGCCTGCTGGCACCGGCGCTGGTTCTGGGTCTTGCCACGGTGTCGCTGTTCTGGCTCAACCGCGATGCCAGCTGGGACAACTGGGCGATCTATTTCTTTGGTTCCTACGGCCTCGGTGCCGCGGCCTGGTGGGCCTCGGACCGCCGGCAAATGTCCGCCTGGCTGGGCGTCATCGCAACCATTGCCATTGCGGCACTGGTCGTCGATTTCCGCATGCGCATCGCGCTAGCCCTCGTCGTTGCCCTGACGCTCGGTTTCAGCCGCCGGACCGGCCTGCTCGAAAGCTGGCCGACGATACGCCCGATCGCCTTTTTGGGCCAGATTTCCTACTCCCTGTTCCTGGTCCACTTCCCGGTATTGCTGCTGGCCAACGGCTTGTACAACAAACTGGAATTCAGCTCGACCGGCGCCGCCATTTCGGGCCTTGTATTGGCGTTGACCGCAAGCATCATCTCGGCCACGCTGTTTTATCGCTGGATCGAAAGCCCGGCCGCCAGCAAGCGCATTACTGCCGCACTCAGCTGGATTTTCAGCAAAGCCCTGGAAATGGCGCGCAAGGTGCCGGGCCTGACGGCCCTGATCACCCTGCTCGCACGCCGCGCCTGA